One genomic segment of Bacteroides caccae includes these proteins:
- the prfA gene encoding peptide chain release factor 1 encodes MADNSTILEKLDGLVARFEEISTLITDPAVIADQKRYVKLTKEYKELDDLMKARKEYMQLLGNIEEARNILANESDADMREMAKEEMDSSQERLPVLEEEIKLMLVPADPQDSKNAILEIRGGTGGDEAAIFAGDLFRMYAKYCETKGWKMEVSSANEGAAGGFKEIICSVTGDNVYGTLKYESGVHRVQRVPATETQGRVHTSAASVAVLPEAEEFDVVINEGEIKWDTFRSGGAGGQNVNKVESGVRLRYIWKNPNTGVAEEILIECTETRDQPKNKERALARLRTFIYDKEHQKYIDDIASKRKTMVSTGDRSAKIRTYNYPQGRITDHRINYTIYNLTAFMDGDIQDCIDHLIVAENAERLKESEL; translated from the coding sequence ATGGCAGATAACAGTACCATATTAGAGAAATTAGACGGACTTGTAGCCCGTTTTGAAGAAATATCTACCCTTATCACCGACCCGGCAGTGATTGCCGACCAAAAACGTTACGTCAAACTGACGAAAGAATATAAGGAACTGGATGATTTGATGAAAGCCCGCAAGGAATATATGCAGCTGCTGGGTAATATTGAAGAGGCCAGAAACATTCTAGCCAATGAATCGGATGCCGATATGCGCGAAATGGCAAAAGAAGAAATGGACAGTAGTCAGGAACGTCTTCCCGTATTGGAAGAGGAAATCAAACTGATGCTTGTTCCCGCCGACCCGCAGGATAGCAAGAATGCGATTCTCGAAATCCGTGGCGGTACAGGAGGCGACGAAGCCGCTATCTTTGCCGGCGACCTTTTCCGTATGTATGCCAAGTATTGCGAAACCAAAGGCTGGAAAATGGAAGTATCCAGCGCCAACGAAGGGGCAGCCGGCGGTTTCAAGGAAATCATTTGCAGCGTGACGGGTGATAACGTTTACGGGACATTGAAATACGAATCGGGAGTGCACCGCGTACAGCGTGTTCCCGCCACAGAGACGCAGGGACGTGTACATACATCCGCTGCCTCGGTAGCCGTACTCCCCGAAGCGGAAGAATTTGACGTTGTCATCAACGAAGGAGAAATCAAATGGGATACTTTCCGAAGCGGTGGCGCCGGCGGACAGAATGTCAACAAGGTGGAATCCGGTGTACGCCTGCGTTATATCTGGAAGAATCCGAATACAGGCGTAGCGGAAGAAATCCTTATTGAATGTACCGAAACGCGCGACCAACCGAAAAATAAGGAACGCGCACTGGCCCGCCTCCGTACCTTTATCTACGACAAGGAACATCAGAAATATATCGATGACATTGCTTCCAAACGTAAAACAATGGTATCTACCGGAGACCGTTCTGCTAAAATCCGTACATACAACTATCCACAAGGACGTATTACCGACCACCGTATCAATTATACGATCTATAATCTGACCGCCTTCATGGACGGAGATATCCAAGATTGCATCGACCACCTGATTGTGGCGGAAAATGCGGAACGTCTGAAAGAAAGCGAACTTTAA
- the pyrF gene encoding orotidine-5'-phosphate decarboxylase: MDKQQLFENIKRKKSFLCVGLDTDIKKIPEHLLKEEDPIFAFNKAIIDATADLCIAYKPNLAFYESMGVKGWIAFEKTVKYIKDNYPDQFIIADAKRGDIGNTSAMYARTFFEELDIDSVTVAPYMGEDSVTPFLTYEGKWVILLALTSNKGSHDFQLTEDVNGERLFEKVLRKSQEWAGDDRMMYVVGATQGRAFEDIRKIVPNHFLLVPGVGAQGGSLEEVCKYGMNSTCGLIVNSSRGIIYVDKTEKFAEAARTAAQEVQAQMAEQLKAIL; encoded by the coding sequence ATGGATAAGCAACAATTATTTGAAAACATAAAACGCAAGAAATCATTCCTTTGCGTAGGACTTGATACCGACATCAAGAAAATACCCGAACATCTGCTGAAGGAAGAAGACCCGATCTTCGCTTTCAACAAAGCTATCATCGACGCAACAGCCGACTTGTGCATTGCTTACAAGCCAAACCTCGCTTTCTATGAAAGCATGGGCGTGAAAGGTTGGATTGCCTTTGAAAAGACAGTAAAATATATCAAAGATAATTATCCCGACCAGTTCATCATTGCCGATGCAAAGCGTGGCGATATAGGAAACACTTCCGCCATGTATGCCCGTACTTTCTTCGAAGAACTGGACATAGACTCTGTAACCGTAGCTCCTTATATGGGCGAGGACAGCGTAACTCCGTTCCTGACCTACGAAGGCAAATGGGTGATCCTGTTGGCACTGACTTCCAACAAAGGTTCTCATGACTTCCAGTTGACGGAAGACGTGAACGGTGAACGCTTGTTTGAGAAAGTGTTGCGCAAATCACAGGAATGGGCAGGCGATGACCGCATGATGTATGTGGTAGGCGCTACTCAGGGACGTGCGTTTGAAGACATCCGTAAAATTGTTCCTAATCACTTCCTTCTCGTTCCGGGTGTCGGAGCACAAGGCGGCTCGCTCGAAGAAGTTTGCAAGTATGGAATGAACAGTACCTGTGGGTTAATTGTTAACTCGTCCCGTGGAATTATCTACGTGGACAAGACAGAGAAATTTGCCGAAGCTGCCCGCACTGCCGCACAAGAAGTACAGGCACAAATGGCAGAGCAGCTAAAAGCCATTCTCTAA